The genome window attttaaaacttatttcaaAAGACTAAttccatattaattataaatcttaagtattataatttaaacacaTTGTTTAAGCTTATatatctttaaatatattttgattaatataattacataaaaatatattagcgagcctattaataacataataattcaaataaatttatcaataaattaacctCCAACTAAAACATTATGACCTGCATTTTCATTgcacctatttaatatttacttttattgcaaaaatatatttctataaaaataatatacaagaaATTTTCACCCAAGATATAGGAATTGgtccattttaattaaaataattaataaatatgtatgggttaaaaaaatttattaagcatgttggataaattattttgattattaaaaaattataaataaatgaaattaataACTATGAGAATACTTAAATGTATTCCTGTGATAGTAACTAAAGATGTTAGAAATGACAGTAAATTTGTTCTAATATCGAACTAATAATAATTGTTTtgattgtataatatatatatttaattaaataaaaatttaatttaaatatcaacgTATAAATCCAAATTTGAAaatgtttattaaaaataatttatacgtTTGAGAAGGTATAATATGTTTATAGTATAACAAATTTTATACTCAAACTATTATCTTAAATCTTTAATCATTTACCATTACAAAATCTAAGATACTCACGTGCAtattttggatatttatttgttatggTTAAAAAGGAAAACTACTCGCTAATTTCACCTCTATTTCGAATTTATAAAATTCCACAAAAAACAGcttcttaatattttattacaaatcactatgataatattattatatatttattattccaATTTTGTATTAGTAGAAGTAATAATGTAGAGCCCAGCAGCACACAGAATATTAAAACAAGAGAGGCGCTTAGTGTAAACCAGGCGGCAGAGTTGTATGTATTGTGTACGTATATTTTCGTCGCCTTTCTGTACGTTTCAAAGGGCGCATATTCTCTAGAAACTTCAtttcatctatatatataaacacacatatatacagacAGAACAAACACAACTACCTCTCTCCTGGGAAGCTCCGTTGATCAGCTTTCAGATCCTCTGTAAGAATTCTTGTTTCAACTAGTACTTATGTTTGATTTCTGTTTAGTTCTGTAATAATATTGCTGCTTTCTTGTGATTGTGATTTTACTTGTATCTTTTTGATGTGATTGTTTTTGAAAAACCCTTGTCTTTATTCTGTTtggtgtatgtgtgtgtgtgtatgaatTGATTGTATTTTGGATTAATatcaagattttatttttaatcttgatTGATTGTGGGTTTAGCTTTAGAATTAATTTGGGTTTGATTGAGCAAATGGGTCGGTTTTAATTTTGCAAATAAACTGAGATTAGAGATTATTTTTTGTGTTGGTGTGGAAAAAGAAGGTATCGAATTgtaattttcttgtttttatgtACAGAGCAACTTTATTTCAGTTTTTATTACTGTATATATTCATGGGTTTTGTTTTATAAACTGACGTATTAGATTCCTTTGTGTCTATGTTTGTGACATAGATGTCTGATATGCATAGCAGTCTGTATTTGATTCGATAAATTTGCATTTTGGGAATTTATTTTTGTATCTAGTTGTTAAGGCTTGATCTTTGATCCTACATGAGTTCTGTCTTATTCAACTCTTGTATAGTTGTTATTCATATATCACGAATTTGGtattaacttttttttcttcgtTTTTGTGCTAAGTAATTTGGTACCAATTTCTGCTGTTGTATTAAGAAGAAATGATTCTGGAAATACGTACTACTGCATTTTTGGACAGACAAATGTACAAAGCTTAAGGGAATTAAGTTTGGATTTTGATTGTTTACATTACTTGAATTGTTTCTATTTTGTGTTGGAATTTATTGTGATATAATTGTTTTTGGCTCTCTATCGTCTCTGAAGGGTTATTTTTTGAAGTGAGCTAATCTTGCACTGTTTTTGATATTTCCATATTCTCAGGTTAAAATGTCAACCGTGACTCTTCCAACCCAATGCATCAGCAGTGCCCCTCAGTGCCACAGGTCCAGTGCTTTTGTCAAGAGTCCTTCATCCATAGGATTTGTGAAGAACATTTCAAAATCCTTTGGTTTGAAAGCAACTAATGGGTTCAAAGCATCAGCTTACAAGATCAAGCTGGTTACCCCAGAAGGTGTAGAGCACGAATTTGAGGCTGCTGATGATTGCTACATCCTGGATGCTGCAGAGGAGGCTGGAGTGGAACTCCCATATTCTTGCAGGGCAGGTGCCTGCTCTACCTGTGCTGGGAAGATCGTTGAAGGCTCTGTTGACCAGGCTGATGGATCCTTCCTAGATGATAACCAAATGGGAGAGGGTTACTTGCTAACCTGCGTCTCCTACCCGAAAGCTGATTGTGTCATTCACACCCACAAGGAAGGCGATCTTTACTAAATAATTGCATTAGGATGCCTAATGTCTGAATTTTCTTCTTAGTTGTGCTAAGGATTGTAATAGGCTGTTCTAGACTTTTGAGACTTGGCATGTTTCAGGCTTTCCGCCTTGTTTGTTGAAGTATGCAATTTCAATCCGGTTGCCATTTTATATCTATTTCTATATCTCTCTTCGCGTAGTTTATTAGTTATCTTCTGGATTGACAATGTTAATTAGTTACTCTGTAGAGGAAGAGATTGAAATCTGAAAAAGACTATTCTTACTCAATTGTATGTTCTTTATAGTTACATTCTAAGCATTGGCATAACAAATGCAATCTTATTGTTTGAGAAATGTTTAATTAGCCCAATGGAGCATGGTGCCTTGGCCCTCGAATATTCAACTTCATACAACTCACCATCAAATTCATTTTTTTCCAAGTTAATGCTTGATCTTGCAGAGCTTTCTCTCATTGCCAAAACCCCACAACAGTTGCTTAACCATCTACTCCCTCCTCCGTCTtattcatttctatacagtttccgcTCTAGATGTCTCGTCGTTTCTATACATATCAAAAATAGtaactttaataatataaaacactatcacATCCAATACTTCTTCCACtgtctctattctataataatatataacactattacactcacaactttcctccattatctcacatctattattaaatataaattggtcccaccacttaaaatgggatggaaggagtaatATATCTCAAATCTCGCTTTATTCATTTTACACATTTTCTTGGTTTCCATGTCCCaaccaaatgtatacaattggctGGTACAGAGGGAGTGATTATTTCCCCTAAAAGCACCATCAGCTTAGAGGAAAACTGCTGCTTTTGTAAGTCACCGTCTTAAAAGTTACCAGACACACCCTCCAAATCTAAGCTCCTCTTGATGCAGATTTTTGTCACTAGGAAACTCCTTAAGTTTGAGCTGATTTCAGCTTACGCTATATTTATGTATCATTGAAAATAAGTCAAAGCAGTGTATTTCTTACATTTAATAAGAAACtaattcatatatacaaacaGATAAAACTCATAAGTAAAACATCTACACATCAACATAAAGAAAAGCACAGCATAAAAcgataattaaaatacaaacgaGGCCTGGCTAAGCATCAGACCAAGTAATGTCCAATTCACCCCAGTTATCTTTAGGCACCCCTAAGGCTTTCCACACCGCTTTCGAAGCATCCACAATATTATTCGGACAAGGTGGCTGATAATCATGTTCACCATCACATCCCATGGTTGAATCACACTCATCTACAACCATGGCTTCCACACTTCGACCATTAGCACTGATAGTGATCTTGTTAAGGCATCGTGACCCTCCGTTATACCATCCAGTAGATAGTGCCACAACTGGTGTGTCATCATCGTGGTAATGGTGATCACATTCTGATGGACCTCCACCATCTCCGCCCTTCTGGAAACTATTCAGAGTTAAGGTTGCCTTGGTGTTATCAGTTACGCGAGGTGAACATGTGTAAGTTGGGTATAACTTTCCTTGAACACAACAATCAGAGTCATTCTCGCGGTTGCATTTTCCAGGGGGGGCCTTTTTTCCCTTGATTTGGCCGCTTTGGCTGCAAGAAAGAGCGTCAGCCTCTAGAGAACATGCAATGAACAAGGTAAGCAGTGCGGAAAGAGATATCACTATGCtgaatttcttcattttctttggaATCAGTAGTGATATTGTATGATGATGAAAGGATTGAAGAACtagttaatatatatagtatttgcACTTGCACAAAAGGCCAAGTTTGTGCTCAGAGCTAAGTAAATTACGAGCCCTGGAGAGGGAAACTATGGTCTGCATAATATTCCTCAACGTAGTCTCTTCAAACGTAACAAACACGCCCAAATGCTTCCCCATATTGTTTTGCTGACATTATAAACATCAAAATCAAACATGCAAAATTGAATCCTATCAATACTTATGATAggatttctttttaaaaatcaatactTATGATAggatttctttttaaaaagtaCAGAATCATGTCAAATCCTAGTTGATTGATCAGTTTGGTGATTAAGAGAATTTTTTATCGATTATACCGGATTCTGAGTTCATATGTACACAATTAAGTTATATCAAACTAGTCACCCGTTGCGTCAAAATATCTCTCACTTGACCCATTCATCTAATCGGGGACTCATCTGAatcattataaatcaaatatatatatcattttatccacatcactattcatacctctttacttaatcatttatcaaaaatcaaccATTTATTTTTTTACGGCAAAACCACTTTGAGTACCTTtataattgtctctagtattatcaaaataatttgggaattccTAAAGTAACATAGCTAGGGTGATCACAtagctatatatttttttaactacatAGCTAAATAAATGTTTATTTACTTTTGTTCTTATTTCTGAAGCTGTGCTCACAAGCATAGATCTTATATTGATGATGGTCACTGTTAAAGTTGAATCAATTGTTTTGGAAAACTGAGCTTTACCTAAATTTAACAAAACCTGATGAGCAGTTATGAGTTAAGTCAGAGTTCAATGAGCACAAATTAACTATTCCAATTTTGTGCATATAGCATTATTCATAGCCAATCATTGTTTGGTCCTTCCAGCTACAGCTACAGATAAAAAAAAAGGCACATCATGATATCCAAACTAATCAGCGAAAATCATATATCGATGAAAGTTTAGTGCCCCCAAGTAGACGATCAAAGAAAGATGCAGGATTCAGGAGAGCCAAGGAAAATTTGATGAGAAAAGGGCTTGAACTTTACAAGGAAAGGACCAGTACCCAAATAATGGTTACTGCTTTAATAACTACGGTAACTTTTACTGTTGGATTTACAGTACCCGGTGGATTAAATCAAAATGGACAGCAGAAAGAAGGTTTAGTACTTCTTGCGAAGAAGACTGCTTTCAGGGCATTTATCGTTTCTGACGCATTAGCTCTGCTACTATCAACAACTTCtctgtttctagacttgtgtgctactcctCGTAATTAATTAAATGCGTTAATTAATCAAGGCGGTTCCAAATTAAATTCTACTATATGAAGGCAAGAATGGCTCATATTAGGATATGAGTTCCAAACAACATTTTCCACTTTTAAGAGACCAACTTTGGATGTTTCTATCTCATTCATCTCTTAATCATTTTTGAGTGATTCAAAGTGCCTCGGAAAGATCTCTCGGAAGAGAACGCATTCTAAGCGTCACTCGTTGTCTGCAAACAACTATGCTCACTCAAATTGTGACTCAAAATTGACATAATAATGTGGGGCTTAACCCACATTTCCCAACAATTTAATCTTTTTTCATGATATACGAaccattttaatttataaattctgtGGGCAGAGGATGTCTTTTCCGCTTTTAAACTGTTAATTTAACTCTTTTGGTTTGAAGCCAACGGATAAGAGGGATCCTTAGTAAATGGCTGTTTAAAAGTAAGATTGTTTTGGTAAACTTTAGAATTCTTCATTTAACTACCGGTTTAGAAGTTGTCTGGGAGCCTTTCTGGCTTGCTAATTCTGCAATTTCTTTTACTCAGGTTCTATATAAGGCTTAAAAGGTTTGAGCAAATTGACGTATAACCATTGACATTTCTGGGAAAAAATGTTTCAATCAACAATACAATAAAACAGGAcaaggggtggcaatttcgggtaacgggtcgtgttcatGTCAGCAGTcgagtcgatttcgggtcaagctaaaatcacttataattgaataaaactaaaaattgatgttattagaaatgaaattctgaTTTCAGGTCAATTCGGGTCGGTCGGGTGATTTTCgagttttgtctcagtaaatcgagTTGCGGGTTGGGTCAGGTTTctggtcgtgtctgatattgacACCCTTAGACAAAATGCCTCCGAGCGTGTAGCTAGCTGTAGAGCACTAGTATGGTCTATGTGAGTCCCAAATACATTTCATGTGTTGGCATTGAGGCGGTCTGGCTTATTACTCGTCCCGATCTCTGAGAAATACACATTTCAGTTTAAAACCGACAAAATCCCGCACTCTAGGTTGAAGAGACACCGGTCGTGTCATCTTTCCGCTCAGTGAGTTTGATTTACATGTCACGTGTTAGTATTGGGATGCGATGAGAATCTTAGTTTTGCGATCAAAACAGCTGTACTTGTAATTTGTTTAAAACAGCTGTGTAATTTGCTtgctttttaacatttttttcatttttgaattgATGTAATCAGAGCTTATTTAATCAATCTATTAGCCAACTCTTCAATTTTACACAAAAGTGTTAGCCCATACCCTTCTTCAAAGTTCTTTTACACATCTATTATAAGAGAAGTGTATTTGAATTTAACTGCCGTAGGTGCAGCGCAGTCGCTATATGTCTAAAATATGGGGAAGCATTTGGGCGTGTGTGCTACGATTGAAGAGACTACGTTGAGGAATATTATGCAGACCATAGTTTCACCCCCATATTACCTCTCCAGGCTAGTAATTTACTTGGCTTTCAGCACAAACTTGGCCTTTTGTGCAAGCGcaaaaactatatatattaactaCTTCTTCAATGCTTTCATCATCATACAATTTCACTACTGATtccaaagaaaatgaagaaattcaGCATAGTGATATCTATTTCTTTATTGCTTACCTTGTTCATTGCATGTTCTCTTGAGGTTGATGCTCTTTCCTGTAGCCCAAGCGGCAAAATCAGGGGAAGAAAGGCACCACAGGGGCAATGCAACCGCGAGAATGACTCTGATTGTTGTGTTCAAGGAAAGTTATACCCAACTTACACATGTTCACCTCGGGTAACTGATAACACCAAGGCAACCTTAACACTGAATAGTTTCCAGAAGGGCGGAGATGGTGGGGGTCCATCAGAATGTGATAACCAGTACCATGATGATGACACGCCCGTCGTGGCATTATCAACTGGATGGTACAGCGGAGGATCACGATGCCTGAACAAGATCACTATCAGTGCTAATGGTCGAAGCGTGGAGGCCATGGTTGTGGATGAGTGTGATTCAACAATGGGATGTGACGATGAACATGATTACCAGCCACCTTGTccgaataatattgttgatgcTTCGAAAGCTGTGTGGAAGGCCTTAGGGGTGCCTAAAGATAACTGGGGCGAATTGGACATTACTTGGTCTGATGCATAGCCAGAGGCGTAGTTGTATTTCAAGTATCGTTTTATGCTGTGGTTTCTTTATGTACGTTGATGTGCGATTGTATTACTTATGAGTTTTCTCTGTCTGTATATATGAATTAGTTTCTTATTATGTAAGAAATACACTGCTTTAACTTAAGTTCACTGATACATAGTATATCATATAAGCTGAAATTAGCTCAAACTTGAAGAGTACCGTAACGACAAAAATCTATATACACCAGCAGAAATTGCATAAAGAAGAACTTAAATTATCATCCTCGAGCAAGACCTTCAGTCAAATTGTTAGTGACCAAATCTTTTAAATCCTTAAGGTTTTAGTAGAAGTAACTATATAGAGTATATACTATTAATGCGAACAGGAGTTTCTACCATTTTACTCGAACATAAATAACGTACGCAGTATTTATCCAATATGCAAAACTCCCAGaaacttaaaaaagttaaaaacagaATTCTGCAGATTGGAATGACATAGCAGTGAAGAGTTGTAAGTACTACTATTTAAAACTGATATCAAACAAAAATGGATTATGAGGTTTTCAATAAGACAAAACTTGTTAATATGTGCAGTTCCTCAATATAATTTGGCTCAtaacacaaataaattacaacTACAACGTGTCTTTTTCTCCGCATTGTTTTTAGCTACAACCCCCCACGGATCAACCCCCTATACAAGgattataataacaataataataaggGATAAAATGTACATGTTATGAGTCTCTTTTGTGTTTTAACTTACATGAACTACGTACTGAAATGTAAGTAGGACCATAGTTTCGCCGCCATGTCAATGCTCTAGGTTGGAGAAATACAAGGATTTGAACGCAAATTCAGCAATTTGTGTTTACAGAAAGTGTATATATCTCTGATCTGTATCCTGCATGCGTGAAATATCTCAGTAGTATAGAAAAGTTAAACAAATAGACGGATTCAGAGAATGAAGAATCTTAGCATAGTAATATCTCTTTTGTTATTGCTTGCTTTCTTGTTCTCATTTTCGCTACAGGCTGATGCTATATCCCTCAGCCAAAGCAGCAATATACCCAGAAGAAATAGCCAAACCGGCAGATTCAGGGGGAAACGAGGTAAAAGCTGGAAAATCCAACCCGGAGAATGGAACTGATTCTTAAGGGAAAGTTTTCCACAACTTACACATGCTCAAAATGTGATCACCTTTACCATGATGATGACAAATCAGTTTACATGGACAAATCTTAATTAGTTTCCATTTTCATTATTTGTATATGCCTGATTCATCATCTGAGTTGTATACCACGGCCATAAGATATATGTTCTTGAGGTGTATGCATGTGATACACGTTTTAAGACCCCTGCTTTTAAATACCAAAACCTTCGCGTAGACTCAAACGAATATGTGCACACCAACTATCACCGTCACTAATATAGAATAGGCCTTTAGCGTCCGTCAGGCCTTTAGTGTCGGCATGTCAGCGTAGTATATGAACGCGACGTTATAGGCAGGACCTATTACGTCGGGTAAATAGTCAACGTGTCCCTGTTAAAACCTTCCTCCGCCAGCCAGCAATGCATCTTTCACAATGTCGTTTCTGTTTATAGCATCATCGTATGGTGCACTCAGAAACAGGATCACAGAAGCTAGATTCAATCAGGGGTGGGAGTGTTGCAATAATTTGTTGTCCAAAAAACTTGAACTACTGAATTTAAGCGGAACTATATGACATGTTATCCCCAAAAACTGGAGCATAATCAAGGCCTTTAATCAAACTGTTATTAATTACCAGCTCTCTTAAAACAAGAAGTTGCAAGTAGATGCCACTAGATGTAAATTATTGATACAACATTTCTCCAAACTCATGAAATACTCTTTGATATCTCTTCAAGATTCAGCTTGAGATTCAGAATAAAATTTTCCACACGGGGTACCCCAGCCAACAGCAGGAATATTACTACTCTGTGACAAATAGACAAGGCTCCTCCAGGTCGGTTACAAAATTCCACTAAGGCTGTgttaatttttaacatattttcttttctataaatatttactattaaatagttttattaaaaaattaaaacaatttgtaaaattatattttataaaaatcttaacGTGTGAGACTCTTGTCCTCCACAACAGTGAACGCATGGGCACAGCAGGAGTACTATTTTCGCAAAGCAAGCAGAaacatttatcattttatatcattacatatatcattacataatcATTACATGAGAACCATTGCTAAATAGGCCAAAGAGTAAACAACTCATTTCAATATAAGATTGTAGCAAAGAAAGAAtgttgtataaaaaatattttaggaaTTAAGAATTAATACGATAATAAACATTTTCGAGTGTTACCTCTGTTAATTTTTACTACCACCTTCAATTTACAAGTCCATTTTTAtggaaaaaattcaaattagttgtctAATTAAACTTTGagatagtatagttctgtattAAATATCCTAGATCACCTATATTTCGGATACCcttttcaaatcaaaataatagTCTTACCTTTTACTAAcaatcaaattgatcaaaattatatcgtaaataaaaaaatcaattctttttataattttaaaaagccGGAAAATGCATGTTAAAATATatcgaatataatttttaaaatatttcttgatTATATAATGTGTACAGTGTTATAAAAAGCAGAaatcagacttaatcggtgaagtcacggaacaagtattaatcagagattaattgaattgatcggggattaatcggatagatcggtgattaatcagagATCATTTAATCAGTTCAGTGAGTTACAAATCAGGGAGTGACCAAAtatgattaatcaccgatttttagaacaaagAATGTATATAGTTGGTCACATTCTAGTTTATTTGACTAAGTTAAGTCAAAAGTTACATGAATGTTATTTTGAGATATATAGATAGAGTATTATTATATCTGatcaatataataaatatgactCTAAATAAAATTCTttctaaaaatcaaaattttctaatATCCTATTTGTTTGCAAGAGTATCTGATATCTAATTTGAAAAGAAGGGAGTTAACTTTTTCACTCATAGAATTTTTAGTTCTGACGACACCTGATGCATATGTCtgtaaaaaaggaaaaaagagtTCTTCCCTCCCTCAATATAATTATGGTTAACAAAGGGCCGTGTTGGAAGTGCTTGCAATGACATGGATGAACGTTTGTGTGTTCTTACTTGTGAAAACTATGTATACTGAAATACTACTAAGACCGTAGTTTCAGTCTGATTTTGTTTACAGTATAAAATACTTAGATTTGAGCACAAACTTGACATTTTGTGCGCGCAAATTGTGTATATATTAACTACTACTTTAGTCATGGTTGTATCAAATATCTCAATACAACAAACACATATAGAAGTTAAAGATCCAAGTATACAGATTCAGAGAATGAAGTGCCTTGGCATAATTATATCTCTTTCGGTTTTGCTTACTATCTTCATTGCATGTTCACTTGATGTTGATGCTCTTTCCTGTAGCCCAAGCGGCAAAATCAGGGGAAGAAAGGCACCACAAGGGCAATGCAACCGCGAGAATGACTCTGATTGTTGTGTTCAAGGGAAGTTATACCCAACTTACACGTGTTCACCTCGCGTAACTGGTAACACCAAGGCAACCTTAACTCTGAATAGTTTCCAGAAGGGCGGAGATGGTGGGGGTCCATCAGAATGTGATAACCAGTACCATGATGATGACACGCCAGTCGTGGCATTATCTACTGGATGGTACAGCGGAGGGTCACGATGCCTGAACAAGATCACTATCAGTGCTAATGGTCGAAGCGTGGAGGCTATGGTTGTGGATGAGTGTGATTCAACAATGGGATGTGATGATGAACATGATTACCAGCCACCGTGCCCAAACAATATTGTCGATGCTTCAAAAGCTGTGTGGAAAGCCTTAGGGGTGCCGAAGGATAATTGGGGTGATTTGGACATCACTTGGTCTGATGTTTAGCCAAGTTTTGTTTCCATATCATATATTTGTCCATGTTTTTACCCTTTTTTTATCATGTTAACAGTGTGCCTGatgtattacatatttttatttgagtAACTGTTTCTGTATATAAGAATCAAATTTTATCTAAAATGCCAGAAATATGACTCCTTAAGCTTAAGTTTGCCTATACAAAGCACTATATATATAGCACTTTGCATATGATATATTGGCTCCAAGGCAAGCAAAAATTCGCTTAAATTAACATAAGAAGAGAATAGATCAATCACTATACATATAGCACTTTGCAAATGATCTAAAATGACAGGTAGCATATCGGACCTGACCACCAAAAaccaaaatcacatacaaataaCATTTTTAACAAGAACATGAACTAATATGGTTAGAGCCGTTTGAATATGATGTCATCAATCCAGCGATAAACAACCATGCGACATTATTCACAGATTATTACAGCGATTATTAAACAAGTGCATTGCAAGCTAATTGAAACTGATCTCAAATTTCCAACGCACCTCCTTTCTCTCATTCCTTAAATCACAATAAGAAAACTCTTGAGAGTACTTATATACAAACTTTGATACATATTATTCATACATATATGAAAGAAGAAAGATTTTAATGGCAATCAATCATTTATCATGTTTACAGCCTTTTCTCTgttatttgttaataatttgTATGGTTAAACCTTATTAATTTAACGATACATTTTACTTTGGCTTCTGGCAAACTTGCATAACCAGGGGATATAGTCATGCAAAATCTTTTTGCAGGAATCTAAGGAATTTGTTTAACAATTTACTTGGATGAATATTATTGCAGAGTTGTCTGTTAAAAGGTTGTATGCTCTTGGTTTGCAATTCTTATATTGTCCGTGTGGTCATGAATAggaatatttttctttcaattattagaatattaacatatattgtCAAAGTTGTCAGGATAAGGTTTCTAGATTATGATCTTTTAGAAAGTAATATGAAATTGTTCTAAACTTGAATATATTACCAAATTATGTGATTTGAAGTTATTATTAGTATAATTAACTTAATGTCTTGAATATTACCAGAAGGGCAGTGCTCTAGCAGTATCATGCCCTTTCCCTTGTAGCTAAATGGAGAATGTGTTAATTGATCATAAGCATTTGGGCGTGTTTGATACGCTTGAAATAACATGTATATTGAATGTTTGTGTGTTTCTTCTGGCGAGAAATATTAATTTGACAATAATTTCGTCCCAATATTAGTGCTCCACATTAGTAAAATACTTCTATTTGATCAGAAATTTGGCCTTTTGTGTGtgcaaaaagtatatatatacatggttCTTTAATCTGGAATGCATCAAATATTGCAATACCACGAATAGACAAATCGAGAAATGAAGAACCTTAGCATAGTGATATCTTTTTCAGTATTGCTTGGTTTCCTCATTGCATGTTCTCTACAGGCTGATGCTCTTTCGTGCAGCCCAAGCGGCAAAATCAGGGGAAGAAAGGCACCAAAAGGGCAATGCAACCGCGAGAATGACTCTGATTGTTGTGTTCAAGGAAAGTTATACCCAACTTACACATGTTCACCTCGCGTAACTGATAACACCAAGGCAACCTTAACACTGAACAGTTTCCAGAAGGGCGGAGATGGTGGGGGTCCATCAGAATGTGATAACCAGTACCATGATGATGACACGCCAGTCGTGGCATTATCAACTGGATGGTATAACGGAGGGTCAAGATGCCTTAACAAGATCACTATCAGTGCTAATGGTCGAAGCGTGGAGGCCATGGTTGTGGATGAGTGTGATTCAACCATGGGATGTGACGATGAACATGATTACCAGCCACCTTGTCCGAATAATATTGTGGATGCTTCGAAAGCTGTGTGGAAGGCCTTAGGGGTGCCCAAGGATAACTGGGGTGATTTGGA of Daucus carota subsp. sativus chromosome 3, DH1 v3.0, whole genome shotgun sequence contains these proteins:
- the LOC108211013 gene encoding ferredoxin, root R-B2, whose product is MSTVTLPTQCISSAPQCHRSSAFVKSPSSIGFVKNISKSFGLKATNGFKASAYKIKLVTPEGVEHEFEAADDCYILDAAEEAGVELPYSCRAGACSTCAGKIVEGSVDQADGSFLDDNQMGEGYLLTCVSYPKADCVIHTHKEGDLY
- the LOC108213771 gene encoding kiwellin-1, which codes for MKKFSIVISLSALLTLFIACSLEADALSCSQSGQIKGKKAPPGKCNRENDSDCCVQGKLYPTYTCSPRVTDNTKATLTLNSFQKGGDGGGPSECDHHYHDDDTPVVALSTGWYNGGSRCLNKITISANGRSVEAMVVDECDSTMGCDGEHDYQPPCPNNIVDASKAVWKALGVPKDNWGELDITWSDA
- the LOC108212806 gene encoding putative ripening-related protein 1 → MKKFSIVISISLLLTLFIACSLEVDALSCSPSGKIRGRKAPQGQCNRENDSDCCVQGKLYPTYTCSPRVTDNTKATLTLNSFQKGGDGGGPSECDNQYHDDDTPVVALSTGWYSGGSRCLNKITISANGRSVEAMVVDECDSTMGCDDEHDYQPPCPNNIVDASKAVWKALGVPKDNWGELDITWSDA
- the LOC135151348 gene encoding putative ripening-related protein 1 gives rise to the protein MKCLGIIISLSVLLTIFIACSLDVDALSCSPSGKIRGRKAPQGQCNRENDSDCCVQGKLYPTYTCSPRVTGNTKATLTLNSFQKGGDGGGPSECDNQYHDDDTPVVALSTGWYSGGSRCLNKITISANGRSVEAMVVDECDSTMGCDDEHDYQPPCPNNIVDASKAVWKALGVPKDNWGDLDITWSDV
- the LOC108213936 gene encoding kiwellin-1 is translated as MKNLSIVISFSVLLGFLIACSLQADALSCSPSGKIRGRKAPKGQCNRENDSDCCVQGKLYPTYTCSPRVTDNTKATLTLNSFQKGGDGGGPSECDNQYHDDDTPVVALSTGWYNGGSRCLNKITISANGRSVEAMVVDECDSTMGCDDEHDYQPPCPNNIVDASKAVWKALGVPKDNWGDLDITWSDA